The Clostridium chauvoei genome has a window encoding:
- a CDS encoding potassium channel family protein: MANKQFVVLGLGRFGHSVAKTLYALGNDVLAIDMDEDLVQEISDSVTHAVQLDATDENALRSLGIRNFDVAVVTIGSNIQASVMATLLVKELGVKYIIAKGHSDLHAKVLYKIGADRVVLPEKDMGVRVAHNLVSASILDYIELSPDYSIMEIQALDEWDGKTLDELRLRSKYGINVMAIKNGDEINLTPSADDRVNAKDVIVAIGSAEDLSKLEGVIVKLN, translated from the coding sequence ATGGCAAATAAACAATTTGTAGTATTAGGTTTAGGTAGATTTGGTCATTCAGTAGCTAAAACTTTATATGCTTTAGGTAATGATGTATTAGCGATAGATATGGATGAAGATTTAGTTCAAGAAATTTCAGATAGTGTAACTCATGCAGTTCAATTAGATGCAACTGATGAAAATGCTTTAAGATCTTTAGGAATTAGAAATTTTGATGTAGCAGTAGTAACAATAGGTTCAAACATTCAAGCTAGTGTAATGGCAACATTACTAGTAAAAGAATTAGGCGTTAAATATATAATAGCAAAAGGTCATAGTGATTTACACGCTAAAGTTTTATATAAAATAGGTGCAGATAGAGTTGTATTACCTGAAAAAGATATGGGGGTAAGAGTTGCACATAATCTAGTATCTGCAAGCATATTAGACTATATAGAACTTTCTCCAGATTATAGTATCATGGAAATACAAGCGTTAGATGAGTGGGATGGAAAAACTCTTGATGAGTTAAGACTTAGAAGTAAGTATGGAATAAATGTAATGGCTATAAAAAATGGTGATGAAATTAATTTAACACCATCTGCAGATGATAGAGTTAATGCTAAAGATGTAATAGTCGCTATTGGATCAGCTGAAGACTTAAGTAAATTAGAAGGCGTAATTGTTAAATTAAATTAA
- a CDS encoding DUF6873 family GME fold protein, with the protein MFCFIDYRTTQTEKQNLKKLGFTCIEIPKCTSLYPAIDGHVDIQLNILNKTKKEVIIHKDIDESFKLQLQENNINYIETINSLSNKYPKDIIINSLILDNYFIHNLKYTDPILLKLQETKKVIHVNQGYTKCSCLPVNEKAIITSDISIYKELISNKFDVLLVPPGDILLPGLNYGFIGGVGGMISDNCMAFFGNLDNYLYGSEVKKFLDKYNVKPIYLSNGKLNDRGSLLIL; encoded by the coding sequence ATGTTTTGCTTTATAGATTACAGAACTACACAAACAGAAAAACAAAACCTAAAAAAACTTGGCTTTACTTGTATAGAAATACCAAAGTGTACTTCTCTATATCCAGCTATAGATGGTCATGTTGATATTCAATTAAATATCTTAAATAAAACTAAAAAAGAAGTTATCATCCATAAAGATATAGATGAGTCTTTTAAGTTACAACTTCAAGAAAACAATATTAATTACATTGAAACTATCAATTCACTTTCTAATAAATATCCTAAAGATATTATTATAAACTCATTAATATTAGATAATTATTTTATCCATAACTTAAAATATACAGATCCTATACTGCTAAAGCTTCAAGAAACAAAAAAAGTAATACACGTTAATCAAGGCTATACTAAATGTTCCTGCCTTCCAGTAAATGAAAAAGCTATAATCACTAGCGATATATCAATATATAAAGAACTTATTTCTAATAAATTTGACGTTCTTCTAGTCCCACCTGGCGATATCTTACTCCCTGGCTTAAATTACGGCTTCATTGGAGGGGTAGGTGGAATGATTTCTGATAACTGTATGGCTTTTTTCGGAAATCTAGATAATTATTTATACGGTTCAGAAGTAAAGAAATTTTTAGATAAATATAATGTTAAACCAATATATTTATCTAATGGTAAATTAAATGATAGAGGTAGTCTTTTAATACTCTAA
- the infC gene encoding translation initiation factor IF-3 has protein sequence MNNINKNYSVNENIREREVRVIDADGSQLGVIATTEALKIAEEKELDLVMISPSAKPPVCKVMDLGKFIYEQSKKEKEAKKKQKITNVKEVRCSLNIEEHDIAIKAKNARKFLLDGDKVKVTVRFRGREAELGHLGKKILDNFASKLEEVCIVEKPAKQEGRNMTMILGPKKA, from the coding sequence GTGAATAATATTAATAAAAATTATTCTGTTAATGAAAATATAAGAGAGAGAGAAGTAAGAGTTATAGATGCAGATGGAAGTCAATTAGGCGTTATAGCTACTACGGAAGCTCTTAAGATTGCAGAAGAGAAAGAGTTAGATTTAGTAATGATTTCTCCAAGTGCTAAGCCACCAGTATGTAAAGTTATGGATTTAGGTAAATTTATATATGAGCAATCTAAAAAAGAAAAAGAAGCCAAAAAGAAACAAAAAATTACTAATGTTAAAGAAGTAAGATGTAGTCTTAACATTGAAGAACACGACATAGCAATTAAAGCTAAAAATGCTAGAAAGTTCCTATTAGACGGGGATAAGGTTAAAGTTACTGTCAGATTCAGAGGTAGAGAAGCAGAATTAGGACATTTAGGAAAGAAAATCCTTGATAATTTTGCATCAAAACTTGAAGAAGTTTGTATAGTTGAAAAACCAGCTAAACAAGAAGGTAGAAATATGACAATGATTTTAGGCCCTAAAAAAGCATAA
- the pheS gene encoding phenylalanine--tRNA ligase subunit alpha → MQEKLIAIKEAAFKELQEVNNSAALEEIRVKYLGKKGELTTILRGMGALSAEERPVVGKLVNVVKKEVEDKIEDTSRQIKEKEKNAKLASEVIDISLPGKKNVIGKRHPLDLTLESMKNIFISMGFTVEEGPEVELDHYNFEALNIPKNHPARSEQDTFYINDSLVLRTQTSPVQIRVMEDQKPPIKMIAPGKVYRSDAVDATHSPIFYQMEGLVIDKGVTFADLKGTLELFAKKMFGDKVKTKFRPHHFPFTEPSAEMDATCFVCQGEGCRVCKGSGWIELLGCGMVHPQVLRNCGIDPEVYSGFAFGFGVDRMVMLKYGIDDIRLLYESDMRFLNQF, encoded by the coding sequence ATGCAAGAAAAACTAATAGCAATTAAAGAAGCTGCATTTAAAGAATTACAAGAAGTTAATAATAGTGCAGCACTTGAAGAAATTAGAGTTAAGTATTTAGGTAAAAAAGGAGAATTAACTACTATATTAAGAGGCATGGGAGCTTTATCAGCTGAAGAAAGACCAGTTGTAGGTAAGCTTGTAAATGTAGTTAAAAAAGAAGTAGAAGATAAAATTGAAGATACTTCAAGACAAATTAAAGAAAAGGAAAAGAATGCTAAGCTGGCATCAGAGGTAATAGATATATCTCTTCCAGGTAAGAAAAATGTTATAGGTAAAAGACATCCATTAGATTTAACACTAGAAAGTATGAAGAATATCTTTATATCAATGGGCTTTACAGTAGAAGAGGGGCCAGAAGTAGAGTTAGACCATTATAATTTTGAAGCTTTAAATATACCAAAGAATCATCCTGCAAGAAGTGAACAAGATACTTTTTACATAAATGATAGTTTAGTATTAAGAACTCAAACTTCACCAGTTCAAATAAGAGTTATGGAAGATCAAAAACCACCAATAAAGATGATAGCACCAGGTAAAGTATATAGATCAGATGCTGTTGATGCAACACACTCTCCAATTTTTTATCAAATGGAAGGTCTAGTTATAGACAAAGGAGTAACTTTTGCAGATCTTAAAGGAACTTTAGAATTATTTGCAAAGAAAATGTTTGGAGATAAAGTTAAAACTAAGTTTAGACCACATCATTTCCCATTTACAGAACCATCAGCAGAAATGGATGCTACATGTTTCGTATGTCAAGGTGAAGGATGTAGAGTATGCAAAGGTAGTGGATGGATAGAACTACTAGGATGCGGTATGGTTCATCCTCAAGTTTTAAGAAATTGTGGAATAGATCCTGAAGTGTACAGTGGATTTGCTTTTGGATTTGGTGTAGATAGAATGGTTATGCTTAAATATGGAATAGATGATATTAGATTATTATATGAAAGTGATATGAGATTCTTAAATCAATTTTAG
- the rpmI gene encoding 50S ribosomal protein L35 yields MPKMKTHRGAAKRFKKTGTGRLKRAKAFKSHILTKKSAKRKRNLRKTAYVSTTQEKAMKKLLPYL; encoded by the coding sequence ATGCCAAAAATGAAGACACATAGAGGTGCAGCAAAAAGATTTAAGAAGACAGGTACTGGAAGACTTAAAAGAGCTAAAGCTTTCAAGAGCCATATCTTAACAAAGAAAAGCGCTAAGAGAAAGAGAAACTTAAGAAAAACTGCTTATGTTTCAACAACTCAAGAAAAAGCAATGAAGAAATTATTACCATATCTATAA
- the rplT gene encoding 50S ribosomal protein L20, producing the protein MARVKRAVNARKNHKKVLKLAKGYYGGKSRLFKTANESVIRALRNAYVGRRLKKRDFRRLWIARINAATRMNGLSYSKFINGIKLAGIDMNRKMLSEIAINDPKAFADLVEVAKSQLNK; encoded by the coding sequence ATGGCAAGAGTTAAAAGAGCAGTAAACGCTCGTAAGAATCACAAAAAAGTTTTAAAGCTTGCAAAAGGATATTACGGTGGAAAAAGCAGATTATTTAAGACTGCTAATGAATCAGTAATCAGAGCTTTAAGAAATGCTTACGTTGGAAGAAGATTAAAGAAGAGAGATTTTAGAAGACTTTGGATAGCAAGAATAAATGCTGCTACAAGAATGAATGGTCTTTCATACTCAAAATTCATAAATGGAATCAAATTAGCTGGAATTGATATGAACAGAAAGATGTTATCAGAAATAGCTATAAATGATCCAAAGGCATTTGCTGATTTAGTAGAAGTAGCTAAGAGCCAATTAAATAAGTAA
- the ytxC gene encoding putative sporulation protein YtxC, giving the protein MIVLKLVYNDDLDFIREIQDLRAILKKKDVTIGVVESVQVNTHIVKILCDDHDYSDKVKNIINLYISNILYRIVIEKYKEREMFDFLIDNYFFLKQEELLEVENQIMKVLLCEESINDENLVYCMNKMNSVIEKIKDCLEENLEINIDGFITFRMKELRGDIEEIIDKVIENYMVEKEYKEFVKLLKYFVEIQESKLEEVNIFVKEGGGYSITDHFGNNIFDEFLKELSECKIDTDAKMEDIIISGLITNAPKRIIIHKKENCINKEFLETIVNVFTDRVRYCDGCNICSVEKIKF; this is encoded by the coding sequence ATGATCGTACTAAAGCTTGTATACAATGATGACTTAGACTTTATTAGAGAGATTCAGGATTTAAGGGCTATTCTTAAGAAGAAAGATGTAACAATTGGAGTTGTAGAAAGTGTTCAAGTAAATACACACATTGTTAAAATCCTTTGTGATGACCATGATTATAGTGATAAAGTAAAAAACATTATTAATTTATATATAAGTAATATACTATATAGAATTGTTATAGAAAAATACAAAGAAAGAGAAATGTTTGATTTTTTAATAGATAATTATTTCTTTTTAAAACAAGAAGAGTTATTGGAAGTAGAAAATCAAATAATGAAGGTTTTACTATGTGAAGAATCTATAAATGATGAAAATCTTGTATATTGTATGAATAAAATGAATTCAGTAATAGAAAAGATTAAAGATTGCTTAGAAGAGAATTTAGAAATAAACATTGATGGATTTATTACTTTTAGAATGAAAGAATTACGAGGAGATATAGAAGAAATTATAGATAAAGTAATAGAAAATTATATGGTAGAAAAGGAATATAAAGAATTTGTAAAGTTACTAAAATACTTTGTTGAAATTCAAGAAAGTAAACTTGAAGAAGTTAATATTTTTGTAAAAGAAGGTGGAGGTTATTCTATAACAGATCATTTTGGAAATAACATATTCGATGAATTTTTAAAGGAATTATCTGAATGTAAAATAGATACAGATGCAAAGATGGAGGATATAATTATAAGTGGACTTATAACTAATGCTCCAAAAAGAATAATAATACACAAAAAAGAAAATTGTATTAATAAAGAGTTTTTAGAAACTATAGTAAATGTCTTTACAGATAGAGTAAGATATTGTGATGGCTGTAATATATGTAGTGTTGAAAAAATAAAATTTTAA
- a CDS encoding TrkH family potassium uptake protein — MQFKLKKEIKLNGVQILALGFLTVIFLGAIILSLPISSANRESTSFLDSLFTSTSAVCVTGLVTLNTSAHWSVFGQTVIMMLIEIGGLGFMSFTTLIAIVIGKRITLRERLVMQEAMNTFSIQGLVSMVRYVFGFTFAVQLFGALLMSTQFIPKYGLKTGIFYSIFHSISAFCNAGFDLFGNSLVGYSDNIVIILVISALIIIGGIGFTVWLEIYHYKSGKRLTVHAKIVILMSVVLVFGGAILMFIFECRNPETLAGMNFKDKVLNAFFASVTPRTAGFNSISINGMTMAGKFLTILLMFIGGSPGSTAGGLKTSTFGIIILTVISVIKGREDTEVFGRRFAKELVYKAFALLFIGVGLIIVVTMMLSYTEVGATFMDLLYETTSAFGTVGLTTGLTPNLSNIGKVLIMLMMYFGRVGPLTVALALTRKRKKTGYKYPEGKILIG, encoded by the coding sequence ATGCAGTTCAAATTGAAAAAAGAAATAAAACTAAATGGAGTCCAGATTTTAGCACTAGGATTTTTAACAGTTATTTTTTTAGGTGCTATTATCTTATCACTACCTATTTCATCAGCAAATAGAGAAAGTACTAGTTTTTTAGATTCTTTATTTACATCTACATCAGCAGTATGTGTTACAGGTCTTGTAACATTAAATACAAGTGCTCATTGGAGTGTCTTTGGGCAAACTGTAATAATGATGTTAATTGAAATTGGAGGGTTAGGGTTTATGTCCTTTACCACCCTTATTGCTATTGTAATAGGAAAGAGAATTACATTAAGAGAAAGATTAGTAATGCAAGAAGCAATGAATACATTTAGCATTCAAGGGCTTGTTAGCATGGTAAGATATGTTTTTGGATTTACTTTTGCAGTACAACTTTTTGGAGCACTTTTAATGTCAACGCAATTTATACCTAAGTATGGACTAAAAACAGGAATATTTTACAGTATATTCCATTCAATTTCAGCTTTTTGTAATGCTGGTTTTGACTTGTTTGGTAATAGTTTAGTTGGATATTCAGACAATATTGTAATAATATTAGTTATAAGTGCGTTAATTATAATAGGTGGTATTGGATTTACAGTATGGCTTGAGATATATCACTATAAAAGTGGTAAAAGGTTAACAGTTCATGCAAAGATTGTAATACTAATGTCAGTAGTTCTTGTATTTGGTGGAGCGATTTTAATGTTTATATTTGAATGTAGGAATCCTGAAACCTTAGCTGGGATGAACTTTAAAGATAAAGTATTAAATGCATTTTTTGCATCTGTAACACCAAGAACAGCAGGATTTAATAGTATTTCAATTAATGGAATGACTATGGCTGGTAAGTTTTTAACTATATTACTTATGTTTATTGGGGGTTCACCAGGTTCTACAGCAGGAGGATTAAAAACATCAACATTTGGTATAATTATATTAACCGTAATTTCTGTAATAAAAGGAAGAGAAGATACAGAAGTATTTGGAAGGCGTTTTGCCAAAGAGTTAGTATATAAAGCCTTTGCATTATTATTTATAGGTGTTGGACTAATAATAGTAGTAACCATGATGTTATCTTATACAGAAGTAGGAGCAACATTTATGGATTTACTATATGAAACAACATCAGCTTTTGGAACAGTAGGGTTAACTACTGGATTAACTCCAAATTTAAGTAACATAGGAAAGGTGTTAATTATGTTAATGATGTACTTTGGAAGAGTAGGTCCATTAACAGTAGCGCTAGCACTAACAAGAAAAAGAAAGAAAACTGGATATAAATATCCAGAAGGAAAGATTTTAATTGGTTAG
- a CDS encoding TrmH family RNA methyltransferase, translating to MIYIESKDNALFKATKKLKEKKNRIKEGKYIIEGFRLIEEAFKANLQVEYIILSEDSKEKLNEYLEEYIDKDSKIYVVNNNLIMQLTSTEHPQGVVAVVKNRELPQEIKGDFYLLCDKVQDPGNLGTIIRTAHAAGVDGIILTKGTVDIYNDKTIRSTMGSIFYVPIVYEDEDLTFLKKLKDNGFKLVATSLEESKDFFKEDLKGKIILSVGNEGNGISDEIFSKADKKVKIPMPGGAESLNVAIATSIILFEKVRQNLQ from the coding sequence TTGATTTATATAGAAAGTAAAGATAATGCTTTATTTAAAGCAACTAAGAAATTAAAAGAAAAGAAAAATAGAATTAAAGAAGGTAAATATATAATTGAAGGCTTTAGGTTAATAGAAGAAGCTTTTAAGGCAAATTTACAAGTTGAATATATTATTTTATCAGAAGATTCTAAAGAAAAGTTAAATGAATACTTAGAAGAATATATAGATAAAGATAGTAAAATATATGTTGTTAATAATAATTTAATAATGCAACTTACATCTACGGAACATCCACAAGGTGTTGTTGCAGTTGTAAAAAATAGAGAATTACCTCAAGAAATAAAGGGAGATTTCTATCTTTTATGTGACAAGGTTCAAGATCCAGGAAATCTAGGAACTATAATAAGAACAGCTCATGCTGCAGGAGTAGATGGAATAATATTAACTAAGGGCACCGTTGACATATATAATGACAAAACTATAAGATCAACAATGGGATCTATATTTTATGTGCCAATAGTATATGAGGATGAAGATTTAACATTTTTAAAAAAGCTAAAGGATAATGGATTTAAACTTGTAGCAACATCCTTAGAGGAATCTAAGGACTTCTTTAAGGAAGATTTAAAAGGAAAGATAATTTTATCTGTAGGAAATGAAGGAAATGGAATAAGTGATGAAATTTTTTCAAAAGCAGATAAAAAAGTTAAAATTCCTATGCCAGGTGGAGCAGAATCTTTAAACGTGGCAATTGCTACATCTATTATATTATTTGAAAAAGTTAGACAAAATCTACAATAG